A window of the Hordeum vulgare subsp. vulgare chromosome 5H, MorexV3_pseudomolecules_assembly, whole genome shotgun sequence genome harbors these coding sequences:
- the LOC123398192 gene encoding low molecular mass early light-inducible protein HV90, chloroplastic-like isoform X1, with amino-acid sequence MATMTAMSSFAGAAVLPRGSSGGFGARSLPALGRRALVVKAQTEGPSAPPPNKPKAKASPSIWDAMAFSGPAPERINGRLAMVGFVTALAVEAGRGDGLLSQLGSGTGQAWFAYTVAVLSMASLVPLLQGESAEGRAGTIMNANAELWNGRFAMLGLVALAATEIITGAPFINV; translated from the exons ATGGCAACCATGACGGCCATGAGCTCCTTCGCCGGCGCGGCCGTCCTGCCGCGCGGCTCGTCCGGCGGCTTCGGCGCCCGGTCTCTGCCAGCGCTGGGCCGACGCGCCCTCGTCGTCAAGGCACAGACCGAGGGCCCGAGTGCACCACCGCCAAACAAACCCAAG GCGAAGGCGAGCCCCTCGATCTGGGACGCGATGGCGTTCAGCGGCCCTGCGCCGGAGCGCATCAACGGGCGGCTAGCCATGGTGGGCTTCGTGACGGCGCTGGCGGTGGAGGCAGGGCGCGGCGACGGGCTCCTCTCGCAGCTCGGCAGCGGCACCGGGCAGGCGTGGTTCGCCTACACCGTGGCGGTGCTGTCCATGGCGTCGCTGGTGCCGCTGCTCCAGGGAGAGAGCGCCGAGGGCAGAGCCGGCACCATCATGAACGCCAACGCAGAGCTCTGGAACGGCCGCTTCGCCATGCTCGGACTCGTCGCTCTGGCAGCCACCGAGATCATCACCGGCGCACCCTTCATCAACGTGTAA
- the LOC123398192 gene encoding low molecular mass early light-inducible protein HV90, chloroplastic-like isoform X2 — MATMTAMSSFAGAAVLPRGSSGGFGARSLPALGRRALVVKAQTEGPSAPPPNKPKASPSIWDAMAFSGPAPERINGRLAMVGFVTALAVEAGRGDGLLSQLGSGTGQAWFAYTVAVLSMASLVPLLQGESAEGRAGTIMNANAELWNGRFAMLGLVALAATEIITGAPFINV, encoded by the exons ATGGCAACCATGACGGCCATGAGCTCCTTCGCCGGCGCGGCCGTCCTGCCGCGCGGCTCGTCCGGCGGCTTCGGCGCCCGGTCTCTGCCAGCGCTGGGCCGACGCGCCCTCGTCGTCAAGGCACAGACCGAGGGCCCGAGTGCACCACCGCCAAACAAACCCAAG GCGAGCCCCTCGATCTGGGACGCGATGGCGTTCAGCGGCCCTGCGCCGGAGCGCATCAACGGGCGGCTAGCCATGGTGGGCTTCGTGACGGCGCTGGCGGTGGAGGCAGGGCGCGGCGACGGGCTCCTCTCGCAGCTCGGCAGCGGCACCGGGCAGGCGTGGTTCGCCTACACCGTGGCGGTGCTGTCCATGGCGTCGCTGGTGCCGCTGCTCCAGGGAGAGAGCGCCGAGGGCAGAGCCGGCACCATCATGAACGCCAACGCAGAGCTCTGGAACGGCCGCTTCGCCATGCTCGGACTCGTCGCTCTGGCAGCCACCGAGATCATCACCGGCGCACCCTTCATCAACGTGTAA